The following nucleotide sequence is from Natronosalvus caseinilyticus.
CCGCGCGTGTGCGACGACGGGAGGATGGGGTGACGGAGAGAAACCGTTTTTCCCGTGGTCCTCGAACTGCGGACGAATGACGACGCCGTTGCGAATCGCGGCCGGGGAGCATCCGCCCGAAACGATTCTCGAGGCGCTTCGAGACGGACGCCGGGTCGTGATCACCACCCGGGCGCTCGGCGAGAGCCACGACGTCACGCTCCGCGTCGTCGACGGCACGTACTACTGCGATACGCCGACCCGCCTTCACCGTCACGAGACGCTCGCAGAGATGCGCGCCTGCATTCGAAAGATGGGGTACGCGAAATCGGATACCACGGATTCAGTCGGCTCGAGCGGCGACGCGGAATCGACGGACCTGGACAGCGACGACGAAGACTGATCCCCGGCCGCGAGCCCGCACAACCCCGCACGACCGGGCGAGCGTTTTTGGCGCCACCGCCCGCACGTAAGCGCATGTCGAACGATCCACGCCATCGACTCGAGGAGTTGATGGAGCAGTCGGATCCGCAATTCCACACCGTGATGAGTTGCGTATTCGGCATCGAAACCCACGAAACGCGGACCTACCTGACGCTCCTCGAGCATCCCGGGAGTACGATCGCGGAACTGGCGTCGGTGCTCGATCGAGATCGAAGCACGGTCAACCGGTCGCTGTCGGCGCTCGTCGAGCGCGGACTCGCACAGCGAGACCGGCGACTCCTCGACGGCGGTGGATACGTCTACCAGTACACCGCCGTCCCCCTCCCCCAGGCGAAAGAAGCGCTCCACGAGGCGCTCGATACCTGGACCGCGGGCGTTCACGAGGTCATCGACGGGTTTTCTCGGGAATCGACTCCGTGATCGACGAACTGCGATCCGACGGCAGCATCCGCAGCAACCCACCCACTTTTCCCCATCCCCTCCCTTCCGCCGGTAATGACCGACAGCCACGATGCTTCGCACACTCTCTCTCTCACGGCCGACTGGGAGTCACCCGAAGCCACGGTCGACGGACGCTGGCTCGAGTGCGTCGCCTGCGGCGAGACGTTCGCCCCGTTCGAGGCGATCCGCTACACCTGCGACGCCTGCGACGGACTGCTCGAGGTACGCTCCGACGACCTCCCGACATTCGATGACTTCTCCGGAACCGGGGTCTGGCGATACGCCGAATCGCTCCCGCTCGACGCGGGCGTCACGATCCAGGAGGGGAACACGCCGCTCTACCGGGTTCCCCGACTCGAGGCCGACGTCGGCATCGAGACCCTCCGGATCAAACACGAGGGGATGAACCCGACCGGGAGCTTCAAAGATCGGGGAATGACCGTCGGCGTCGCCGTCGCCCGCGAACTCGGCGTCGACCGCCTCGCCTGCGCCTCCACGGGCAACACCAGCGCCGCCCTCGCGGCGTACGGGTCTCGCGGCGGCATGGAGACGCTCGTCCTCCTCCCCGCGGGCAAGGTCGCCGCCGGCAAGATCGCCCAGGCCAGCCTCCACGGGGCGCGCATCCTCGAGGTCGACGGCAACTTCGACCGGTGTCTCGACATCGTCCAGGAGCTGGCAAGCCGTGGCGAAACCTACCTCCTCAACTCGCTGAACCCGTTCCGCCTCGAGGGCCAGAAGACGATTGGGCTGGAGATCCTCGAGGGGTTCCAGGCCGACTACGGGACCTGGCCCGACCGGATCGTCCTCCCCGTCGGCAACGCGGGAAACACCGCGGCGCTGTACAAGGTCTTCCGCGAACTGGTGCAGGCGGGCGAACTCGCGGTCGAGGACGTGCCGAAACTGACGGGCGTGCAGGCCGAGGGGGCCGCGCCGATGGTCGAAGCGATCGAAAACGACGCGGAGACGGTGCGCCGCTGGGACGAAGTCGAGACGCGCGCGACGGCGATCCGGATCGGCAATCCCGTGAACGCGCCGAAGGCCCTCCCCGGGATCAGGGAGACCGGCGGGACCGCTGTCGCCGTCAGTGACGAGGCGATCACTGCGGCCCAGCGCGACCTGGCCGAGGAAGGGATTGGCGTCGAACCCGCCT
It contains:
- the thrC gene encoding threonine synthase — encoded protein: MTDSHDASHTLSLTADWESPEATVDGRWLECVACGETFAPFEAIRYTCDACDGLLEVRSDDLPTFDDFSGTGVWRYAESLPLDAGVTIQEGNTPLYRVPRLEADVGIETLRIKHEGMNPTGSFKDRGMTVGVAVARELGVDRLACASTGNTSAALAAYGSRGGMETLVLLPAGKVAAGKIAQASLHGARILEVDGNFDRCLDIVQELASRGETYLLNSLNPFRLEGQKTIGLEILEGFQADYGTWPDRIVLPVGNAGNTAALYKVFRELVQAGELAVEDVPKLTGVQAEGAAPMVEAIENDAETVRRWDEVETRATAIRIGNPVNAPKALPGIRETGGTAVAVSDEAITAAQRDLAEEGIGVEPASAASVAGLRKLRAQGVVAADERVACLTTGHLLKDPDAAAAAGREPEPVPADTAGVLEVLES
- a CDS encoding helix-turn-helix domain-containing protein; this encodes MSNDPRHRLEELMEQSDPQFHTVMSCVFGIETHETRTYLTLLEHPGSTIAELASVLDRDRSTVNRSLSALVERGLAQRDRRLLDGGGYVYQYTAVPLPQAKEALHEALDTWTAGVHEVIDGFSRESTP